Genomic window (Mustela erminea isolate mMusErm1 chromosome X, mMusErm1.Pri, whole genome shotgun sequence):
CCCATCATGTCTTCTGACAGAAGCATAGCCGGAGAGGCAGTCCAGGGTCTGGGATCCTTTTATCAGGGACCATAAAAATAGCTcgctctgcttctctcctttgtcCATCTTGACTCAACCCCTCTTCCTGAGTGATGAACATTTCTCCTCAATCTTTGAGTAGATCACTGCTCCAGGGAGATAGACCATATTTATCTAAGGGTCTCCTGCATACCCTGGCCTAGTACCATATCTTCCCAGGGATTCAAATACTCCAGATTGGGAGGTAAAGCCTTAAAGGAATTAGAATTCCTAAATAgaattagagaaaaggaaagctcAGGGAAAACCTGCTTACTGGCCTTTCTATTAGAGGATCGAAGGGAAGGAGGCATTTGGTTTATGAGATTTCAGTACAATTGGCTGATTCAGTCAACCGGGAAGACAAAAGCACTCACTGATCTAGAAGCCTGTTGTAGAGACCCACACTGGATCATTCAATGGATTAGCACCAGTTAAACCAAAGCCAGCGTTCTGGAGTAAAATATTGATAGAAATCCTGAAACTTGACGGCATGTCCCTGGTTAAACCACCTTCTAAGGCAGGGCCAGTTCAAGTTAATATGGTGACTAGCAAAGCTCTTCAGTACTTCCCATACCACTTTTCAAGGTCTTTCTCCTCAGGGTCCTACTGTCTCTCATGCTAAACCTGGTTGCCAAAGAATCACCATTACGGGTAGATTTCCATATGTGCCAGTTTGCCTGGGAGAGTCTTGGTTTTCTGCCTCTAGCCTTAGCATAATTATTACTAGGTTTCCCCTTCCTTTCACTCCCATAAGTATCATCTTTGATCAGTCAGGTCTCACCCAGGCAATGCCCAACTCTgctctcttcttttccaaattCATGTAATGTAAAGCCAAAGCGTAGGGAAAACATTCATCCCCAGATCATCCTGGATTTCCAAAAACAGTCCAAGAGGAAAACCAGCTCATAGAATGGCAGCACCAGAATGACAACTGAGTGTCCTTGGTCAAATCAGCTACCGTCGCTGAGCTaggtcttcatctgtaaaatggggataatggctCTCTTAATTTTTCTACTTACAATATTAAGAAGCTTGAATATTGTGAAAGCCTCTTGCAGTGTGTGCTAGAGCAGGATTATTAGTGAGCAAACCATAACTgcataaagcctttttttttaaggttttatttattagagagagagagagagcacacacaagcaggggcagaggcagagggagaaggagaaacaggcaccCAGCTgaaaagggagcctgatgtggggcttgatcccaggaccctgggatcccgacctgagctgaaggcagatgcttaaccgactgagccaccgacgCACCCCTGCACTAAACTCTTAATGTGTCATTCTTcccaatatattttcattttaatattccttCATCCACCAATTTCAGGCTTGGGTAGCTATTTGATAgttcctttgttttattattttaaataacagtggACAGGAAAACACTGCTTCTACCACCTTCAAAGCTATGGAATCGAAAAGCTAACATGCTAAAAGCTGAACATGTAACTCGAGCATGATGAATCCCCGTCATGGGGCAAGTACAGTCGTGAGAGGTGGGGAGATGCCCTTCAGGCCTTTGAGAATAAGACCTGGGTTGTTTATTTGCAACAGTAGCAAAACAGAGGCAGCAGATGGGAAATTTTAAATCTGACTCTTAgtatattttagaatgattttgaaTGATGGTGATTTGGCCTTTCTTATACTTGCAGGTGTTTCCAATGTGGACATTGAAGAGACAGCTCTTTATGCTTTTAAACATAATCCTAGTTTCTGAACTCCTTGGAGCTAGATGGTTTCCTAAAACCCTGCCCTGTGATGTCAGTCTGGATGCTCCGAAGGCCCACGTGATTGTGGACTGCACAGACAAGCATTTGACAGAAATCCCCGGAGGTATTCCCACCAATGTCACCAACCTCACCCTCACCATTAACCACATACCCAGCCTCTCTCCAGCCTCCTTCCACCAGCTAGACTATCTGGTAGAGATCGATTTCCGATGCAACTGTATACCTGTTCGACTAGGGCCGAAAGACCATCTGTGCCCCAGGAGGCCACAGATTAAACCCAGAAGCTTTACTAGACTCACTTATTTGAAATCCCTTTATCTAGATGGAAACCAGCTTCTAGAAATACCTGCGGGTCTTCCTCCCAACCTGCAGCTGCTGAGCCTTGAGGCCAACAGTATCTTTTCTATCATGAAAAATAACCTAACAGAACTGACCAACATAGAAAGACTCTACTTGGGTCAAAACTGTTATTTTCGCAACCCTTGTAACGTTTCGTTTTTCATTGAAAAAGATGCTTTCCTGAGTCTgaaaaatctaaaactgctctctCTAAAAGCTAACAATATCACCTATGTCCCTACTACTTTGCCATCTACGTTAACGGAACTCTATCTTTATAACAACGCCATTGCAAAAATCCAAAAAGAGGATTTTAATAACCTCCATCAACTGCAACTTCTTGACCTAAGTGGAAATTGCCCTCGTTGTTACAATGTCCCATTTCCTTGTACACCCTGTGAAAATAATTCTCCCCTCCAGATCCACCCATCGGCTTTCGACGGGCTGACAGAATTACAAGTGTTACGTCTGCACAGTAACTCTCTTCAGCATGTGCCCCAAAGAtggtttaaaaacattaaaaagctgAAGGAGCTAGATCTTTCCCAAAACTTCTTGGCCAAAGAAATTGGGGATGCCAagtttttgtatcttcttcacaACCTTGTCCAGTTGGATCTGTCCTTCAATTATGAACTTCAGGTCTATCGTTCAGCTCTGAATCTGTCAGATGCATTTTCGTCCCTGAAACACCTGAAAGTTTTGCGGATCAAAGGATACGTTTTTAAGGAGCTGAGCAGCCATCATCTGTCCCCGCTACGGAGTCTTTCCAATCTGGAAGTTCTTGATCTTGGCACTAACTTCATAAAAATTGCGGACCTCAGCATATTTGAACAATTCAAAACATTGAAAGTCATAGATCtttcaatgaataaaatatcaCCTTCAGGAGATTCAAGCGAAGTTGGCTTCTGCTCTAGCACCAGACCTTCTGTAGAAGGTCAAGCACCTCAGGTCCTAGAAACACTGCATTATTTCAGATATGATGAGTATGCAAGGAGTTGCAGGTTCAAAAACAAAGAGACtccttctttcttgccttttaatAAAGATTGTTACATGTATGGGCAGACCTTGGACCTAAGtagaaacaatatattttttatcaaGTCCTCCGATTTTCGGCATCTCTCTTTCCTCAAATGCCTAAATTTGTCAGGAAATACCATTGGCCAAACTCTCAATGGCAGTGAATTTCAGCCTTTAGTGGGCTTGAAGTATTTGGACTTCTCAAACAACCGGCTTGATTTACTCTACTCAACAGCATTCGAGGAGTTGCGCAACCTGGAAGTTCTAGATATTAGCAGTAACAGCCATTACTTTCAATCAGAAGGAATTACTCACATGTTAAACTTTACCAAGAACCTAAAACTTCTGAAGAAACTGATGATGAACAACAATGACATCGCTACCTCCACCAGCAGGACCATGGAGAGCGAGTCTCTTAGAATTCTGGAATTCAGAGGCAATCATTTGGATGTTTTATGGAGAGATGGTGATAACAGATACTTGAAGTTCTTTAAGAATCTGCTGAACCTAGAGGAATTAGACATCTCGGAAAATTCCCTGACATACTTGCCTTCTGAAGTTTTCGATGGCATGCCTCCAAATCTGAAGACTCTCTCCTTGGTCAAAAATGGGCTCAAGTCCTTCAACTGGGAAAGACTCCAACATCTGAAGAATCTAGAAACTTTGGACCTCAGCTACAATGAGCTGAAGACTGTCCCCGACAGATTATACAACTGTTCCAGAAGCCTCAAGAAACTCATTCTTAAGTACAATCAAATCAGGCAACTGACAAAGTACTTTCTACAAGATGCTTTCCAGTTGCGGTATCTGGACCTCAGCTCAAATAAAATCCAGATTATCCAAAAGACCAGCTTTCCTGAAAATGTCCTCAACAATCTGGAGATGTTACTTCTTCATCACAATCGGTTTCTGTGTACCTGTGATGCCGTGTGGTTTGTCTGGTGGGTTAACCACACAGAGGTGACCATTCCTTACTTGGCCACAGATGTGACTTGTGTGGGGCCAGGAGCACACAGGGGCCAGAGTGTAGTTTCCCTGGATCTGTATACCTGTGAGTTAGACCTGACTAACCTGATtctgttctccctttccctgtcgGTGGCTCTTTCTCTGATGGTGATTACAACAGCCAACCACCTCTACTTCTGGGATGTGTGGTATAGCTACCATTTCTGTAAGGCCAAGATAAGGGGGTATCGGCTTCTGACATCCCTGGATTCTTGCTATGACGCCTTTGTGGTGTATGACACTAAAGATCCC
Coding sequences:
- the TLR7 gene encoding toll-like receptor 7, with protein sequence MQPRKLILLDPSHLSCSALYNQTSLFLCGRRLKRVFPMWTLKRQLFMLLNIILVSELLGARWFPKTLPCDVSLDAPKAHVIVDCTDKHLTEIPGGIPTNVTNLTLTINHIPSLSPASFHQLDYLVEIDFRCNCIPVRLGPKDHLCPRRPQIKPRSFTRLTYLKSLYLDGNQLLEIPAGLPPNLQLLSLEANSIFSIMKNNLTELTNIERLYLGQNCYFRNPCNVSFFIEKDAFLSLKNLKLLSLKANNITYVPTTLPSTLTELYLYNNAIAKIQKEDFNNLHQLQLLDLSGNCPRCYNVPFPCTPCENNSPLQIHPSAFDGLTELQVLRLHSNSLQHVPQRWFKNIKKLKELDLSQNFLAKEIGDAKFLYLLHNLVQLDLSFNYELQVYRSALNLSDAFSSLKHLKVLRIKGYVFKELSSHHLSPLRSLSNLEVLDLGTNFIKIADLSIFEQFKTLKVIDLSMNKISPSGDSSEVGFCSSTRPSVEGQAPQVLETLHYFRYDEYARSCRFKNKETPSFLPFNKDCYMYGQTLDLSRNNIFFIKSSDFRHLSFLKCLNLSGNTIGQTLNGSEFQPLVGLKYLDFSNNRLDLLYSTAFEELRNLEVLDISSNSHYFQSEGITHMLNFTKNLKLLKKLMMNNNDIATSTSRTMESESLRILEFRGNHLDVLWRDGDNRYLKFFKNLLNLEELDISENSLTYLPSEVFDGMPPNLKTLSLVKNGLKSFNWERLQHLKNLETLDLSYNELKTVPDRLYNCSRSLKKLILKYNQIRQLTKYFLQDAFQLRYLDLSSNKIQIIQKTSFPENVLNNLEMLLLHHNRFLCTCDAVWFVWWVNHTEVTIPYLATDVTCVGPGAHRGQSVVSLDLYTCELDLTNLILFSLSLSVALSLMVITTANHLYFWDVWYSYHFCKAKIRGYRLLTSLDSCYDAFVVYDTKDPAVTEWVLDELVANLEDPREKHFNLCLEERDWLPGQPVLENLSQSIQLSKKTVFVMTNKYAKTENFKIAFYLSHQRLMDEKVDVIILIFLEKPLQKSKFLQLRKRLCKSSVLEWPTNPQAQPYFWQCLKNALATDNHGTYSQVFKETV